The DNA segment GCTCGCATGCTCACGATAAAGCTGATGCTGCTGTTCTACGATACAGGTGAGACTTTCTTCCTTTAGTAGTTTGATAAGTTCTTCCATCATGTTCTCCTTTTAAAAATACAGGTCATTTTCCTTGCTTTTTTATGAAAAATGTGAAAATGAAGCTTTATGAAAAAAGACGATATGTATCATCGCCCTTACAGTATTAGTCTATCACAAATACATTCAAAATGGTAGTCTGTTAAATCTAATTTTTTTGCGTATAATAAAGATATACAAACAAGGAGGGATTTTATATGAAAGTCCAGATCTACGGAAAAAACATTACAGTAACTCCAGCGATTGCTGAAAAAATCGAGAAAAAGCTGAATCATCTTGAAAAGTATTTCATAATTGATGAAAACGTGGTCGCTAATGTGGTGGTGCGGGTGTATCCGAATAAACAAAAAATCGAGGTTACGATCCCTACAAAATTTGCAGTCTTACGTGCAGAGGTTGTACAGGATGATCTGTATGCAGCCATCGATTTGGCGATTGATAAATTAGAAGATCAGATTCGTCGTCAGAAAACTAGACTGACAAGAAAAAATAAAGAGAAACTGGCATATGCTTTCATTGAAGAGGAGGAGATTGAAGAAGAATTTGACGACAGCGATAATGAGCTGGTACGTACAAAATCACTGGTTCCTGATATGATGGAGCTAGATGAAGCAATCATGCGTATGGAAATGCTAAATCATAGCTTCTTCATTTACCGTGATGATGAAACAAAGGAAATCGCCGTTGTTTACAAGCGTCATGATGGCGGCTATGGATTGATCGAAACGGAATAATCGTTTATAAACAGGTGATGCACAGATATGGTGTACCACCTGTTTTTTATGCACTAACTGGTATAAGGCTTTTGCAGGAGGTGCATGATAGAAAGGTGGACAATAAAACAGGAAAGCGAATTCAATGATTCGCGATATCGGGTGTGATGTATATGGATAATAATTTCAGCCATACTTATATGAATGATATAGCGCTTTACTATTTCACAGAGAAAGTCTGTTTGCATATCTGCATGATGAAATAGATTCTGTTTGAGGATTCTTTCGTGCGTTTTACAAAAAAAGCAAAATAACTGTTGAAATCTGAAAGAAAGTTTGGTATTATTATTAGGCGCTAAGATGTCTACATAGCTCAGCTGGATAGAGCACACGCCTTCTAAGCGTGCGGTCGCAGGTTCGAATCCTGCTGTGGACGCCATTCGAAAAAAAACACCCGAAATCATCGGGTTTTTTTATATTGTTTTGAAGCCTGGCATACATTCAGCATACATCATTCATAGAGTACAAGCCTTGATATCCGCAATGTCTACGATATATCCGCATAACGAATTCTTTTTTGCTGTCTTAAATACTACCGTTTTAAACAAGGTAACCCCTTGCTTTCTCTGAGATACAGCTGTGTATTCTGCATGATTGAAATAGGGCATTAACAGCATAAGAATCCAATATTTTCTGGCAGGACTACAAACTGTAACGGCAATTCTTCTGATCTTTTATAATTGCACGCACGCTTTCTGCTTCCATAATCAGAAAACTGCACAATAAAAGGTAAATATTTTCTTCCCTGTAAAAAAGCACAGATTTCTTTTAAATTGTGGATTTGTTCACGTAAAAGGAATATAATTATTAGATACAAAGAAACTTGTACTTCATAGCTTCAATCCATAGGAAAGGAAGAAAACTATGTATCGTGAACATGTGAACATAACTGTTTTATCCAATACTTTAGATATTCAGAAATACCTGGAGCAGGGACTCGCTGCGCATCAGTGTAGAAACTGTCATATTCATACCTCATCAAACGTTCAGGATTCATGGGATGACAGTGATATTATTTTGTGTGCTTTACCGATACGCAGGCTGCAGCCATACTGTGAACGGATGAAGAAAAATGCATACCTGCTGTATATCAAGGATGCGGCAAATGAGGTATGTGAGGACTGCTATGAGACTGCGGATGAGGTCATTTCACAAGCTGCGCAAAAAGATTATATTGTGAAACGTATTCACTGCATATACGAGGCACGAAGGCAGCAGACAACGGCTTGGCTGTTAGATACGTATCTGAATACATTGATTGACAGCATGCCCGATCTGGTATGGTTTAAGGATAACAGCGGTTTGCATTTGAAAGTAAACAGGGCATTTTGTCATACGGTAGGGAAAAGCAGAGCTGATATCGAGGGAAAGGATCATTGCTCCGTATGGGATGTAGATGTGGATGACTGTGCGGCAACAGAGGATATCGTACGCAGAGAAAAGAAAACATGTCAATTTAACGAGCTGGTAAAGAGCCCGCATGGTCTGCGTCAGTTTCGTACCTATAAATCTCCGCTGTTTACCCCTGATGGGAAGCTTATGGGCAGTGTTGGAATCGGTCATGATATTACTGATCTGGAAAACATGAGCACGGAAATGGAAATCCTTCTAAACAGTATGCCGTATGCAATACTGATACGTGACAAGGATGGAGCTGTTCTTAATGTAAATGATAAATTTGAAGAATTTTTTGATACCTCCAGAGAGAAAATCATTGGCTTGCAGTATGATGTCTGGTTTCGCAGCATCGTGACAGGCAGCCGCAAAATAAAAAAGGAAGCGAACGGCAAGAGCATCTTAACCTTTGAGGAAGACCGGCGAATCCTTGAATTAAGCCATGAAATCATATATGATATTTTCAAAAGTGAGGTCGGAGTGCTGTGTATTTACCGTGACATGACAGAAGAATATCTGTTAGAGCAGCAGCTAAGCAATAACTCCAATACTGATTATCTGACGGGTCTATATAACCGCAGGTATTTTTATGAATATTACACAGATCTTCGCAAGTATCAGCAGGTATCCATACTGTATGTAGACCTGGATCATTTTAAAGCCGTCAATGACACATATGGACACCAGGTTGGTGATGAGGCTTTGCGGATCAGTGCCGAGGTTCTGAAAAAAATGTTTCCCAATGATTTGATAGCGCGTCTTGGAGGCGATGAATTTCTGGTATCCAAGCTTGATATTATGAGTGGACAGGAGCTGTTGGAACAGGGAAACCGGTTGATTCAACAGCTGCAAAAGCAATTTGAAACGCAGGATTGTTATCAGAAGCTTTCTGCCAGCATTGGCATATCCTATACAAACGATCCTCTCATGAAAATAGATGATTTGATAAGAGAAAGTGATGATGCTTTATATAAAGCGAAGCAGCATGGCCGTGCAAAGTGCCGGCTTTATGAGTGAAAAGGCGTGATAATCTGGTTCACAGCAGGAAGCCTGCAATAAAACCTTTAAGCGTTAATACCTGTATATGAAACCATCCATGTGATGGTTTTTTAGCAGCAGTTAACATGTATACAATTCCAAACGATGCCTCTAAGCTATGAAATATATAATATATAGGAAAGATATGAAGAAAACTGCAGGGGTAGTCTGCTATTTTACAAAAAAAGGGGACGGTGTGTATAGCATATTTGCATTCACAGATAAATCATAAAGCCATGCGCAGCTGCACAAGCTTTCCCAGATGTATGAAAATGCCTGCTTATCATACAGCGAAGCATATTGGCAGTACAGCAGCATCTGTTTTTTCAGAACACAAAAAGCGGGAAAAGAAAGCCTGATTTCAAAGAATTTGTCAGGATTATGTGAAAGTGTAAGGAAATGTTACGAAAATAGGTTCTGAAGCTACTTTATAATTGATAAAAACGGCCGATTATGCTATATTAGTGTATGTTTAGTCGTAAAGGAGAAGCCATGGATACTTATTATGAGGATATTCTGAAAAAGGTGGAAGCACTGATAGAGGATGCGCAGTATGCTGAGGCATATACCATTCTGGATGAGGAACTCTCCATGCCATATATTCCAAGAGAATATGAGGAACCATTGATCGCATACTATAACCAGTGTCGCAGCGAGTGTAAATGGAAAGACACCGCAGTTCGGGAAGAGGACATTGAAACTCTGCTGAAGGGTTCTCTGGAGGAAGCGTTTCTTGCGATTGAACAATTGAAGAAAAGTAATATTCGTAATCACATGGATGCTGTTACGGACTATCTTTCTCAGAAGCCGCACTATCTGGTTCGTTCGCTGATGATTGAAGCTATGATGGAACAGAACATCACCGATGAGGTCAGTGTGGATATCGACGGTCTTGAGGTTACCTTCTCTCCTTGCAGCATAGATGCTCCTATGGAGAGTGATGGTGCGTTGGTGGCGGTGAACCACCTGAAGGACTGGTTTGAGAATGACAATCCGACATTTACGATGATGTGTGTGGAGACCCTGGTGAAAGAGGCGTATCTGCGTCTGCCGTTCAACATCGAAGAGGATGAGGCGCTGCCTCTGGCTGCTGCGGTGGCTGCCTATGTGTTCCATGCCTATGAGGAACAGGAAGCATGGCTGCTCTTTGAGAAAGAAAAAGGTCTTGCACAATACAGGGGTTATGAATTATTATTAAGGAAGCATGAAATGTAATGCTGTATGCAAAGAGATTGATACGTAGGAGGTATGAACAATGAGTTCAACATGGGAATTAAAAGAAAAATCAACAGGTGAATTAACAGCGACTGTCGAAGGTGATACCTGGAAGGATGCTCAGAAAAAGGCATTCAAGAAACTGGCAAAAAAGGTAAACCTGCCGGGATTCCGTCCGGGTCAGGCTCCTGAAAAGCTGGTGAGAAAACAGATCAGCTCTCAGAATATATTGATGGAAGCAATCGATGAGGTTGCAGGAGATGCATTGAGTGCAGGTATCAAGGAACACGATTTGTGGGTGATTTCCCGTCCGGCACTGGATATCGAAAGCATCGATGAGGATAAGGTAACGTTCAAATTCAACGTAACTGTAAAACCGGAAGTGAAGCTGGGCGAATACAAGGGTCTGGATATCACAAAGGAAGCTGTTGAAGTAAGCGATGCAGATGTTGAAGAGGAAATCACACGTCTGCAGGAGCGTTTTGCGGATCTGGTTGTTAAAGAAGAAGGCAAGGTTGAAAACGGAGATACTGCCGTTATTGACTTTGAAGGCTTCAAGGAAGGCGTTGCTTTTGATGGCGGTAAGGGAGAAGCATACCCGCTGGTTATCGGAAGCGGAAGCTTTATTCCTGGCTTTGAAGAACAGGTTCTCGGTATGGGGATCGAGGAAACAAAGGACATCAACGTAACCTTCCCTGAAGAATATCAGGCAGAGGAGCTTGCAGGTCAGCCGGTTGTCTTCAAGGTGACTGTACACGAAATCAAAGCCAAGGTTCTCCCAGAGGCTAATGATGAGCTGGTAAAGCAGGCAGAGATTGAAAATGTGGAGACACTGGAAGCATTCAAGGAATATTCCCGTAAAAACCTGGAGGAAAGCAAGAAAAACCAGGCAGAGCAGAAATTTGAAAATGAAATTCTGACAGCGATTACGGATAATGCCGAGGTAGAAATCCCTCAGGTTATGATCGATGAAGAAACTGACAGTCTTGTTCGTGACTTTGAACAGCGTCTGCAGTCTCAGGGCTTCGGTCTGGAGCAGTTCAAGCAGGTAACTGGTCAGACAGATGAAATGATCCGTGAGGAAATGGGCAAGGATGCCTTTAATAAAGTAAAAGTGCGTTTAGTTCTGGAAGCTATTGCAGCGGAAGAAAAAATCGAAATAAGTGAAGAGGATATCAACAGTGAGCTGGAAAATATCGCCAATATGTACAATATGCCTATTGAGCAGGTAAAACAGTTGATTTCCAACGATGCGGTATCGTATGATTTACGTATCCGCAAAGCATTAGAGCTTGTCAAGGAAGCAACCGGCAAGTAATCGTGCTGCAAAAGACGCTGGAGCGCGTCTTTTTTGCCTATGGAAAGGAGTGTAGGAATCATGAATGAGAATGATGCAAATCCAATTGTACAGCTTCCACTGGTCTGTACGCGCGGTGTTGTAGTGTTTCCAAATCAGGAAGTCATTATCGATGTGGGTAGAGAAAAATCTACGCGTGCAGTAGAGGAAGCACAGGAAAAATACGAAAGCCAGGTCGTCCTGGTTGCACAGCGTGATCTGGCTCTGGAAGAACCTGATGTGAATGACGTATATTCCTATGGTACTCTTTGTCAGATCAAACATATCCGCAGAATGGATGGTTATCTGCGTGTGAAATTCAGAGGTATACAGCGTGTGGAGCTGCATACGATTATCAATGATGATACGCTGATGAGTGTAACGGCGGAAATCAAAACAGATATCGCACAGGATCCGATGGAGGAGGTAGCGCTGGTAAGAAAAATCGCCAAGCAGTTTGAAGAAATTGAGGCGGTTTCCCAGACCATTCCAAAAGAGATGATCAATGAGCTGGCGAAGGGTGTTTCCGCGCCGGTACTTTCCGACCAGATTGCTCAGCTGTTTCCATTCACACTGGAAAAGCGCCAGGAGCTGCTGGAAACACGTGGTGTAAATGACCGTCTGTACCTGATTCTTCAGGAAATCGAGAGTGAAAAGGAACTGTCACAGATTGAGAATAAAATCAATGATAAAGTAAAAACAAGAATTGAAGAGAGTCAGAAGGAATACTATCTGCGGGAGAAGATGCGGGCAATCAAGGAGGAGCTTGGTGATGTTCCGGATACGGATAAGGACGTGGATGCAATCCGCAAGCGTCTGGATGAAAATCCATACCCGGAAAGCATTAAGGAAAAAATCAGAGATGAGCTGTCCCGTTATGAGATGCTGCCTGCCGCAAGTGGAGAAACAGGTGTTATCAAAACCTATATCGACTGGATGATGGATCTGCCATGGTGGCAGGAATCCAAGGATAATGAGGATTTGAATCTGGCAAGTGAAATACTGGATGCAGATCATTATGGTCTGGAAAAAATCAAGGAGCGCATTCTGGAATATCTGGCTGTTAAGCAGATGACAAATTCACTGCGTGCTCCGATCATCTGTCTGGTCGGCCCTCCTGGAGTCGGTAAAACATCCCTGGCGAAATCCGTCGCAAGAGCGCTGGATCGTAAATTTGTGAAAATATCGCTGGGTGGTGTCAAGGATGAATCTGAAATCAGAGGACACCGCCGAACCTATCTGGGAAGTATGCCGGGAAGATTTATACAGGCAATGAAGAAAGCAGGTACGGTGAACCCGGTCTTCCTGATCGATGAAATCGACAAGATGGCAAGTGATTATAAGGGTGATCCTGCCAGCGCCATGCTGGAGGTACTGGATCCGGAGCAGAATTCCCTGTTCTCCGATCATTATATTGAGGAGCCCTATGATTTAAGCAAGGTGCTCTTTATCGCAACGGCTAACTATCTTGAAAATATTCCAAACGCATTGCGTGACCGTCTAGAAATCATTGAGCTTAGCTCCTATACTGAGCTGGAGAAGGTGGAAATTGCCAAGCGTCACCTGGTGCCGAAGCAGATCAAGGAAAATGGTCTAAAGGCTTCTCAGCTGAAAATTGATGATGATATGATCAGCTTCCTGATTCGTTATTATACAAGAGAGAGCGGAGTCCGTCAGCTGGAGCGTGTGATTGCGACCGTATGCCGTAAGAGTGTGCTGGCAATTCTGAAGGACAGTAAGCGCAGTATCAAGGTTACCAAAAAGCTTGTGAAGGAATGGCTCGGTCACGAGAAATTCGAATATGGCAAGCGGGAAACCAAGGATCAGATTGGTACGGTTACCGGATTGGCATACACCTCCTTCGGCGGTGATGTGCTGCAGGTTGAGGTCAATCATTTCGAAGGTAAGGGAAAGCTGGTCATCACCGGTCAGCTTGGC comes from the Erysipelotrichaceae bacterium 66202529 genome and includes:
- the raiA gene encoding ribosome-associated translation inhibitor RaiA; the encoded protein is MKVQIYGKNITVTPAIAEKIEKKLNHLEKYFIIDENVVANVVVRVYPNKQKIEVTIPTKFAVLRAEVVQDDLYAAIDLAIDKLEDQIRRQKTRLTRKNKEKLAYAFIEEEEIEEEFDDSDNELVRTKSLVPDMMELDEAIMRMEMLNHSFFIYRDDETKEIAVVYKRHDGGYGLIETE
- a CDS encoding diguanylate cyclase; translated protein: MYREHVNITVLSNTLDIQKYLEQGLAAHQCRNCHIHTSSNVQDSWDDSDIILCALPIRRLQPYCERMKKNAYLLYIKDAANEVCEDCYETADEVISQAAQKDYIVKRIHCIYEARRQQTTAWLLDTYLNTLIDSMPDLVWFKDNSGLHLKVNRAFCHTVGKSRADIEGKDHCSVWDVDVDDCAATEDIVRREKKTCQFNELVKSPHGLRQFRTYKSPLFTPDGKLMGSVGIGHDITDLENMSTEMEILLNSMPYAILIRDKDGAVLNVNDKFEEFFDTSREKIIGLQYDVWFRSIVTGSRKIKKEANGKSILTFEEDRRILELSHEIIYDIFKSEVGVLCIYRDMTEEYLLEQQLSNNSNTDYLTGLYNRRYFYEYYTDLRKYQQVSILYVDLDHFKAVNDTYGHQVGDEALRISAEVLKKMFPNDLIARLGGDEFLVSKLDIMSGQELLEQGNRLIQQLQKQFETQDCYQKLSASIGISYTNDPLMKIDDLIRESDDALYKAKQHGRAKCRLYE
- a CDS encoding DUF3196 domain-containing protein yields the protein MDTYYEDILKKVEALIEDAQYAEAYTILDEELSMPYIPREYEEPLIAYYNQCRSECKWKDTAVREEDIETLLKGSLEEAFLAIEQLKKSNIRNHMDAVTDYLSQKPHYLVRSLMIEAMMEQNITDEVSVDIDGLEVTFSPCSIDAPMESDGALVAVNHLKDWFENDNPTFTMMCVETLVKEAYLRLPFNIEEDEALPLAAAVAAYVFHAYEEQEAWLLFEKEKGLAQYRGYELLLRKHEM
- a CDS encoding trigger factor; the protein is MSSTWELKEKSTGELTATVEGDTWKDAQKKAFKKLAKKVNLPGFRPGQAPEKLVRKQISSQNILMEAIDEVAGDALSAGIKEHDLWVISRPALDIESIDEDKVTFKFNVTVKPEVKLGEYKGLDITKEAVEVSDADVEEEITRLQERFADLVVKEEGKVENGDTAVIDFEGFKEGVAFDGGKGEAYPLVIGSGSFIPGFEEQVLGMGIEETKDINVTFPEEYQAEELAGQPVVFKVTVHEIKAKVLPEANDELVKQAEIENVETLEAFKEYSRKNLEESKKNQAEQKFENEILTAITDNAEVEIPQVMIDEETDSLVRDFEQRLQSQGFGLEQFKQVTGQTDEMIREEMGKDAFNKVKVRLVLEAIAAEEKIEISEEDINSELENIANMYNMPIEQVKQLISNDAVSYDLRIRKALELVKEATGK
- the lon gene encoding endopeptidase La; this encodes MNENDANPIVQLPLVCTRGVVVFPNQEVIIDVGREKSTRAVEEAQEKYESQVVLVAQRDLALEEPDVNDVYSYGTLCQIKHIRRMDGYLRVKFRGIQRVELHTIINDDTLMSVTAEIKTDIAQDPMEEVALVRKIAKQFEEIEAVSQTIPKEMINELAKGVSAPVLSDQIAQLFPFTLEKRQELLETRGVNDRLYLILQEIESEKELSQIENKINDKVKTRIEESQKEYYLREKMRAIKEELGDVPDTDKDVDAIRKRLDENPYPESIKEKIRDELSRYEMLPAASGETGVIKTYIDWMMDLPWWQESKDNEDLNLASEILDADHYGLEKIKERILEYLAVKQMTNSLRAPIICLVGPPGVGKTSLAKSVARALDRKFVKISLGGVKDESEIRGHRRTYLGSMPGRFIQAMKKAGTVNPVFLIDEIDKMASDYKGDPASAMLEVLDPEQNSLFSDHYIEEPYDLSKVLFIATANYLENIPNALRDRLEIIELSSYTELEKVEIAKRHLVPKQIKENGLKASQLKIDDDMISFLIRYYTRESGVRQLERVIATVCRKSVLAILKDSKRSIKVTKKLVKEWLGHEKFEYGKRETKDQIGTVTGLAYTSFGGDVLQVEVNHFEGKGKLVITGQLGDVMKESASIAYDYVRANAKKYKIKPEVFEKNDIHIHVPEGAVPKDGPSAGVTLTTALVSSLSDTPVKANLAMTGEVTLRGNVLPIGGLKEKSMAAHRCGITTIVIPKANVKDLDDVPATVKESVNFVPVERVSQVLDVALVK